A region of the Gammaproteobacteria bacterium genome:
GGTTCTGGGTCCTGGAATACCGCTGGCCCAACGGCTGTACGCCCTATGGGTTGATGTTCTGTGAACTGGCGCTAACCTGGGCCATGCAGTACGCCTCGCATCACTCGCCGCTGCCGCCGACCAATGGATATGACATGCGGGTTGCCGGCACACATTTGTTTGGATCGGAGCTGGCTCTGGAATCAGAAGCGGTTCTCAAGGCGCGCGATCAGCGGTTGGCACAGCGGCTGCCGCAGTTTGTTGATGACTTTGACCGCATCTGGACTCAGGAGATTGATGCGCTGATGGCCGCCAACCGTTTGATCGAATCCTATGAGACATCCGGGCGCAGTCCGGAAGAGATGGGGGATTACCTGGTGTATACGCGCGAGCACGTGCGCTGGAGCTGGGAACGGCACTTCGAACTCATGTACCTGCTGCTCATCAACCATGCCGGGTTTTATGATCTGTGTACAGAACTGTCGATACCGCACGCCGACGTCGCCACGTTCCTGCAGGGATATGATAGCCGGATCAGCCAGGGCGACCGTGCACTGTGGGAAATGGTGGATCTGGTGAGAGAGAATGATCTTGCGCAATGGTTTACCAGTACCGAAAGCCACGCTGATCTGCTGCCGAAAATGCGCACTGCCGGTGGTGGGGCAGCGGGCTGGGCGGAGGCCTTTGATCAATTTCTGGATGAATGGGGCTGGCGCACCGAAACGGTGGCAGATCCGCTCTCACCCAGTTGGATCGAAGACCCCGCACCGGTTCTGCAGTCTATTGGGACCTATGTGGCGTCTGGTGAACGACCTGATTTCGATGCTAAGCGCAAATTGGCTGAAGACGACCGTGAAAATGCGCTGGAGGCGGCCCGTTCACGACTGAGTCGTGCCGAGCAGCGTGAATTTGACCAGACGCTCGACAGTTGCCGTAAGGCCAATTTTCTGTGGTGGAATGAAGATCACAATTTTTACATTGATTACCGTACGGCTATTCCGATGCGCAAAGCCGCACTGGGCCTGGGCCAGGCGCTGGACCTGGCGGACCCGGAAGACACCGTGTTCTGCTTTTATCCCGAGTTACTGGCTCTGGCGCGCGGTGAAACAAGGTGGAATGAACTCTCGGCACAGGTGGGCGAAAGAA
Encoded here:
- a CDS encoding PEP-utilizing enzyme; protein product: MIDTISAEELARDPGYPGMVPEHVAQTVYYAPFKKLTEADLKGFWVLEYRWPNGCTPYGLMFCELALTWAMQYASHHSPLPPTNGYDMRVAGTHLFGSELALESEAVLKARDQRLAQRLPQFVDDFDRIWTQEIDALMAANRLIESYETSGRSPEEMGDYLVYTREHVRWSWERHFELMYLLLINHAGFYDLCTELSIPHADVATFLQGYDSRISQGDRALWEMVDLVRENDLAQWFTSTESHADLLPKMRTAGGGAAGWAEAFDQFLDEWGWRTETVADPLSPSWIEDPAPVLQSIGTYVASGERPDFDAKRKLAEDDRENALEAARSRLSRAEQREFDQTLDSCRKANFLWWNEDHNFYIDYRTAIPMRKAALGLGQALDLADPEDTVFCFYPELLALARGETRWNELSAQVGERKDYYWSWRERRHQIPKFLGVPPESVSDPILTELDGFTPAFLETLKIEGSATTLNGMPASRGSATGPARVLLGADDIHQIQTGEILVCEGTTPSWTPAFTKIAGCLTDQGGTLSHAAIVGREYGIPCVVAMGNATARIKTGDTLALDGTTGTVTILQRAHG